In a single window of the Spodoptera frugiperda isolate SF20-4 chromosome 19, AGI-APGP_CSIRO_Sfru_2.0, whole genome shotgun sequence genome:
- the LOC118281170 gene encoding uncharacterized protein LOC118281170, giving the protein MRLPLPTHRRSFFLIIIASAILTLTWLYLPRHPHRTTVVQDPMTLHSRSRLLPFSFWNHRSVYPERYKGSYSCMKFPEINDLKYAAVSWQWLPIVNGSVYIYGAYWDPRFEEPLVRILVYCDVVPVPKLYCQLWFPNDNEPQTELATPVYGWEPAWGGPTMGVNEPYILTCSCRRHPPEKETAPVAVSVVTAPCGDATNVLDVQNAPFDEEISKRTPPQRNNSSIAVCLKWLHYRSDISASLVEWLQLIKHFGAERVYIYIVRIHPNVRKVLKYYEDQGFVVVTEIDHPPQISGLKQSRGSRDFRDLRRELLPLNDCLYRNLFRHSWLLAIDLDEIIVPPSSETWPSMIGAEIANRSDRVIDALVFRNYFVLDGAQKDLEGPAKARILSHTWRAIAPSPPGSMVKSFINTSTVIAMHNHLPMSCDRQCSYHDVPPEGPGRLLHFREKCSYDNEDCPELHDVMKEDNFASWRATVLQEIRHVLRSLDLESLE; this is encoded by the exons ATGCGACTACCTCTCCCAACCCATCGTCGAAGCTTCTTCCTCATCATAATAGCATCAGCAATCCTCACATTAACCTGGCTATACCTACCCAGACACCCTCACAGAACAACTGTAGTCCAGGATCCGATGACACTCCACTCCCGTTCCAGATTACTCCCATTCAGTTTCTGGAACCACCGTTCCGTTTACCCAGAAAGGTATAAGGGCAGTTACTCCTGCATGAAATTCCCTGAAATCAATGATTTGAAGTACGCGGCTGTGTCGTGGCAGTGGCTGCCGATTGTGAATGGAAGTGTGTATATCTACGGCGCGTACTGGGACCCGCGGTTTGAAGAACCGTTGGTCAGGATCTTGGTATACTGTGATGTCGTCCCGGTGCCCAAACTATACTGCCAGTTGTg GTTCCCCAACGACAATGAGCCACAAACAGAACTGGCGACCCCAGTCTACGGCTGGGAACCGGCTTGGGGTGGCCCTACCATGGGGGTGAACGAGCCTTACATCCTAACCTGCAGCTGTAGACGACACCCCCCTGAGAAGGAGACAGCGCCGGTCGCTGTGTCGGTGGTCACAGCCCCCTGCGGGGACGCTACTAATGTTTTAGATGTACAG AACGCGCCATTCGACGAAGAAATAAGCAAGAGAACGCCACCACAGCGCAACAACTCTTCCATAGCAGTCTGCCTGAAGTGGCTGCACTACCGGAGCGATATCTCCGCCAGTCTGGTGGAGTGGCTGCAGCTCATCAAGCACTTCGGAGCCGAGAGAGTCTACATATACATCGTCAGG ATACACCCAAATGTGCGTAAAGTCTTAAAATACTACGAAGACCAAGGTTTCGTAGTAGTCACAGAGATCGACCACCCGCCGCAGATCTCTGGCCTGAAGCAGTCGAGAGGGAGCCGAGATTTTCGGGATCTGAGGAGGGAACTCCTCCCTCTGAATGACTGTCTGTACAGGAACCTCTTCCGCCACTCCTGGCTGCTGGCGATAGACCTGGACGAGATTATTGTGCCTCCTTC AAGCGAAACATGGCCTTCAATGATTGGAGCAGAAATAGCCAATAGGTCTGATCGGGTAATTGATGCTCTGGTGTTTAGAAACTACTTCGTGTTGGATGGAGCTCAGAAAGACTTGGAGGGACCTGCCAAAGCCCGCATACTGTCCCATACTTGGCGCGCTATTGCGCCTAGCCCACCTG GATCAATGGTAAAGTCCTTCATCAACACATCGACTGTGATTGCCATGCACAACCACTTGCCTATGTCTTGTGACAGACAGTGTTCCTACCATGATGTGCCTCCTGAAGGTCCAGGTAGACTCCTCCACTTCAGAGAGAAATGTTCCTACGATAATGAAGACTGTCCTGAACTTCATGATGTAATGAAGGAAGATAACTTTGCAAGCTGGAGAGCAACTGTTCTGCAAGAGATTAGACATGTATTGAGAAGCTTAGATTTGGAGTCTTTGGAGTAG
- the LOC118280925 gene encoding tubulin beta chain-like produces MREIVHLQAGQCGNQIGSKFWEIISDEHGIDQTGYYHGDSDLQLERIQVYYNEAADGKRYVPRAVLVDLEPGTMDAIRSSTYGQLFRPDNFVFGQSGAGNNWAKGHYTEGAELVESVMDVVRKEAEPCDCLQGFQLTHSLGGGTGSGLGTLLLSKLREEYPDRIVNTFSVMPSPKVSDTVVEPYNATLSVHQLVENTDETFCIDNEALYDICFRTLRLASPTYGDLNHLVSLTMSGVTTCLRFPGQLNADLRKLAVNMVPFPRLHFFMPGFAPLTARNSQGYRALTVPELTQQMFSPVNMMAACDPRHGRYLTVAAIFRGRMSMKEVDEQMLTVQDKNSSYFVEWIPNNVKVAVCDVPPRGLKMAATFVGNTTAIQEIFKRISEQFTVMFRRKAFLHWYTGEGMDEMEFTEAESNMNDLVSEYQQYEEVGVDDAEFDEQEEMAPEEEYPEE; encoded by the exons atgcGTGAAATTGTGCATTTGCAAGCTGGCCAGTGTGGCAACCAGATCGGCTCAAAG TTTTGGGAGATAATCTCGGACGAGCACGGCATAGACCAGACTGGCTACTACCATGGCGACAGCGACCTTCAACTCGAGAGGATCCAAGTATACTATAATGAGGCTGCTGATG GTAAGCGCTACGTGCCCCGTGCAGTGCTGGTGGACTTGGAGCCAGGGACAATGGATGCCATCAGGTCTTCCACCTACGGCCAGCTGTTCCGACCTGATAACTTCGTTTTTGGGCAAAGCGGAGCTG GCAATAACTGGGCCAAGGGACACTACACTGAAGGTGCTGAGCTGGTGGAGTCAGTCATGGACGTCGTGAGGAAGGAGGCGGAGCCGTGTGACTGTCTTCAAG GTTTCCAGTTGACCCACTCGTTGGGCGGTGGCACTGGATCAGGTTTGGGCACGCTGCTCCTCAGCAAGTTGCGCGAAGAATACCCTGACAGGATCGTCAACACCTTCAGTGTGATGCCGTCGCCTAAA GTATCAGACACAGTAGTGGAACCATACAACGCGACATTATCAGTCCACCAGCTAGTTGAGAATACAGACGAAACATTCTGCATTGACAATGAAGCGCTCTACGATATATGCTTCAGGACGCTGAGGCTGGCATCTCCTACATACGGAGATTTGAACCATCTTGTGTCG CTGACCATGTCGGGAGTGACCACGTGTCTCCGGTTCCCTGGACAGCTGAACGCCGACCTTCGGAAGCTGGCGGTCAACATGGTTCCCTTCCCGAGATTACACTTCTTTATGCCAG GCTTCGCGCCCCTGACAGCCCGCAACAGCCAAGGTTACCGTGCCCTCACGGTACCAGAACTGACCCAGCAAATGTTCAGCCCTGTGAACATGATGGCAGCGTGCGACCCTCGCCACGGACGGTACCTCACCGTGGCAGCCATCTTCAGAGGACGGATGTCCATGAAGGAGGTTGATGAGCAGATGTTGACTGTTCAGGATAAGAATTCTAG TTACTTCGTGGAATGGATACCGAACAACGTGAAGGTGGCAGTGTGCGACGTCCCGCCCCGCGGTCTCAAAATGGCGGCTACCTTTGTCGGAAACACCACAGCTATACAGGAGATATTCAAGAGGATATCTGAACAGTTCACTGTTATGTTCCGGCGCAAG GCGTTCCTCCACTGGTATACAGGGGAGGGCATGGATGAGATGGAGTTCACGGAAGCTGAGAGCAACATGAACGACCTGGTCTCCGAGTACCAACAGTATGAG GAGGTTGGAGTTGATGACGCGGAATTCGATGAGCAAGAAGAAATGGCCCCTGAAGAAGAATATCCTGaagaatag
- the LOC118280927 gene encoding myb/SANT-like DNA-binding domain-containing protein 3, with product MEKQKRERNANFSEEETDLLVTLAVAKKHIIECKKSDSSTWKAKEQAWKDIEKSFNRSTDWVYRDHKHLKHKYEGLKRDARRKSMYLALDYKNGDVFRKSSRPVLTAAEKKIKEIILQSTDAEGVESDLISPEIEIQEGQSETMTEDKIELEDLQRRILTEELEQKLIQRQILEKELQHKEIIHELEKQHLLLKIELLKKALKDS from the exons atggAAAAGCAAAAACGTGAGAGAAACGCGAATTTTTCCGAAGAAGAAACGGATCTATTGGTAACTTTAGCGGTGGCTAAGAAACACATAATAGAATGTAAAAAAAGCGATTCTAGTACTTGGAAAGCGAAAGAACAAGCTTGGAAGGATATAGAAAAGAGTTTTAATCGGTCTACAGACTGGGTTTATAGAGATCATAAGCATTTAAAGCATAAATATGAGGGTTTGAAACGCGATGCGCGCCGTAAGAGTATGTATCTTGCTTTAGATTATAAAAATGGAGATGTATTTAGAAAGTCGTCAAGGCCTGTGTTAACGGCagctgaaaagaaaattaaagaaattatattacagtcGACTGATGCTGAGGGTGTTGAGTCGGATTTGATATCGCCTGAAA TTGAAATACAAGAAGGCCAAAGCGAAACGATGACAGAAGATAAAATAGAATTAGAAGATTTACAACGGAGAATTTTAACGGAAGAATTGGAACAGAAACTTATACAACGACAGATACTAGAGAAAGAGTTGCaacataaagaaataatacatgAATTGGAGAAACAACATCTCTTGTTGAAAATTGAGTTGCTTAAGAAAGCGCTTAAAGATAGCTGA
- the LOC118280926 gene encoding zinc finger Y-chromosomal protein-like: MEEVKVEPPPQPVMKFISVTSDALTEEQREMYESVLTTWKPVMFPKRIKRYICNKCNKEFKNYQNLYLHTTRVHSSEESAVICDICDKTFKNKHYLYMHRMNKHYSELEKCYCQFCLQEFRTRRALHMHVKRIHPNTLPEIKCNECGKEFSVPYKLKYHIEACHRTDKEKYKCHLCHKLYKNSLNLNRHLHFQHTPVQRHPCVFCNMTFKSRHHMKRHVLNIHPPLESKVTCPECLKEFKNDQYLKEHMQVHSSLDSKVKCDICDKFFHSAIRLKKHKKIVHPSKPKMRCEKCNKEFAHAHYLRRHNNAVHLEMDETEYPHSCDQCGKKFKLKKYLNNHLQRHEQQHLKRISQMVKTVMGEEKDVPVKKRGRPRKARAEIEFIKCEPVSSSDSESGETESDSE, from the coding sequence ATGGAGGAAGTAAAGGTAGAACCTCCTCCGCAGCCGGTGATGAAGTTCATAAGCGTGACGAGCGACGCCCTTACAGAGGAACAGAGAGAGATGTACGAATCAGTACTCACTACTTGGAAACCCGTCATGTTTCCTAAACGAATCAAGCGATATATCTGCAACAAGTGTAATAAAGAGTTTAAAAACTACCAAAACCTCTACTTGCATACCACTAGAGTACACTCCTCTGAAGAATCAGCGGTTATTTGCGATATCTGTGACAAGACGTTTAAAAATAAGCACTATCTGTACATGCATAGGATGAACAAACATTATTCTGAGCTGGAGAAATGCTACTGCCAATTCTGTCTCCAAGAATTTAGGACGAGAAGGGCTTTGCATATGCACGTGAAAAGGATTCATCCGAACACGCTGCCTGAGATCAAATGCAATGAATGTGGTAAAGAATTCTCGGTTCCATACAAACTGAAGTACCACATTGAAGCTTGCCATAGAACTGATAAAGAAAAGTACAAGTGTCACCTTTGCCACAAACTCTACAAAAATAGCTTAAATCTCAACCGCCACCTCCATTTCCAACATACTCCGGTACAGCGACACCCCTGCGTTTTTTGCAATATGACCTTTAAGTCCCGACATCATATGAAGCGACATGTACTAAACATCCATCCGCCTTTAGAGTCCAAAGTCACTTGTCCAGAATGCCTGAAAGAGTTTAAGAATGATCAGTATCTTAAAGAGCATATGCAAGTACATTCCTCTTTAGATTCGAAGGTTAAATGTGATATTTGTGACAAGTTCTTTCATTCGGCgattcgtttaaaaaaacataagaaGATTGTCCATCCGTCGAAACCGAAAATGCGTTGCGAAAAGTGCAATAAGGAGTTTGCACATGCACATTATTTGAGACGGCATAACAACGCGGTGCATTTAGAAATGGATGAGACAGAGTACCCTCATTCTTGCGATCAATGTGGCAAGAAATTTAAGCTGAAGAAGTATTTAAACAACCATTTGCAAAGGCATGAGCAACAGCATTTGAAGAGGATATCTCAGATGGTTAAGACCGTGATGGGAGAAGAAAAGGACGTACCTGTTAAGAAGAGAGGGAGACCGAGGAAGGCTAGAGCGGAGATTGAGTTTATAAAGTGCGAACCGGTGTCGAGTTCCGATTCCGAGTCCGGCGAAACGGAGAGTGATTCGGAGTGA